A single window of Cytobacillus dafuensis DNA harbors:
- a CDS encoding acyl-CoA dehydrogenase has protein sequence MNFQLTEEHEMIRKMVRDFAKNEVAPTAAERDEEERFDREIFDKMAELGLTGIPWPEEYGGIGSDYLAYCIAVEELSRVCASTGVTLSAHTSLAGWPIYKFGSEEQKQKYLRAMAQGEKIGGYGLTEPGSGSDAGGMKTTARLEGDHYVLNGSKIFITNGGIADIYVVFALTDPAEKHKGTTAFIVESGFEGFSVGKKEKKLGIRSSPTTEIIFDNCKVPVENVLGQVGEGFKIAMMTLDGGRNGIAAQAVGIAQGALDASVEYAKERVQFGKPIAAQQGIGFKLADMATSIEASRLLTYQAAWLESEGLPYGKESAMSKLLAGDTAMKVTTDAVQIFGGYGYTKDYPVERFMRDAKITQIYEGTQEIQRLVISRMLTK, from the coding sequence ATGAACTTTCAATTAACTGAAGAGCATGAAATGATTAGAAAAATGGTGCGTGATTTTGCAAAAAACGAAGTCGCCCCAACTGCTGCAGAGCGTGATGAGGAAGAACGCTTTGACCGCGAAATTTTTGATAAAATGGCGGAGCTTGGCTTAACAGGTATTCCATGGCCAGAAGAATACGGCGGAATCGGCAGCGATTATTTAGCCTATTGTATTGCAGTTGAAGAGCTTTCAAGAGTATGTGCTTCTACAGGAGTTACGCTTTCTGCGCATACATCTCTAGCAGGCTGGCCAATTTATAAATTTGGCAGCGAGGAGCAAAAACAAAAATATTTACGCGCTATGGCTCAAGGGGAGAAAATTGGCGGCTACGGATTAACTGAACCAGGAAGCGGATCGGATGCAGGCGGAATGAAAACGACTGCTCGTTTAGAAGGCGATCATTATGTGCTTAATGGTTCAAAAATCTTCATAACAAACGGTGGAATCGCTGACATTTATGTGGTCTTTGCTCTTACTGACCCTGCTGAAAAGCATAAAGGAACAACAGCATTCATCGTTGAGTCTGGATTCGAGGGCTTCTCAGTTGGCAAGAAGGAGAAAAAGCTTGGAATTCGTTCTTCACCAACAACAGAAATTATTTTTGATAATTGTAAAGTTCCAGTAGAAAATGTACTAGGTCAAGTAGGAGAAGGCTTCAAAATTGCCATGATGACACTTGATGGCGGTCGAAACGGGATAGCCGCTCAGGCTGTAGGTATCGCACAGGGAGCTCTAGATGCATCCGTTGAATATGCAAAGGAGCGCGTTCAGTTCGGCAAACCAATCGCTGCTCAGCAAGGAATTGGCTTTAAGCTTGCAGACATGGCAACAAGCATTGAGGCTTCTAGATTATTAACCTATCAAGCTGCATGGTTAGAATCCGAAGGGCTTCCATATGGAAAAGAATCGGCTATGTCCAAATTACTAGCTGGCGATACAGCCATGAAGGTAACGACAGATGCTGTACAAATTTTTGGCGGCTACGGCTATACGAAAGATTATCCTGTTGAACGCTTCATGCGTGATGCAAAAATCACACAGATTTATGAAGGAACACAAGAAATACAGCGACTCGTTATTTCTCGTATGCTAACAAAATAG
- the rpoE gene encoding DNA-directed RNA polymerase subunit delta: MNLNELTKEELQEMSLIEIAYELLRSRKEAMAFKEIMDELINLLELSDDQVKAKIAQFYTDLNIDGRFLGLGDNRWGLRVWYPVDQVEEEVVTAIKPKKKKAKKAQEDEDLDDYDDLDDEDIDYDDIDDLDDEDELLDDEDDEDLLEDDEDLEDDELIERDEEYDLGDEDEELDDEDSDLDEDEEDI; this comes from the coding sequence TTGAATTTAAATGAACTTACTAAAGAAGAATTACAGGAAATGTCTCTCATTGAAATCGCTTATGAACTATTAAGAAGTAGAAAAGAAGCGATGGCTTTTAAAGAAATTATGGATGAACTTATTAATCTACTTGAGCTATCAGATGATCAAGTAAAAGCAAAAATTGCCCAGTTCTATACAGATTTAAATATTGATGGCCGCTTCTTAGGTTTAGGAGACAATAGATGGGGTCTGCGAGTCTGGTATCCAGTTGACCAAGTGGAAGAAGAAGTTGTTACAGCTATTAAACCGAAGAAGAAGAAAGCGAAAAAGGCTCAGGAAGATGAGGATCTTGATGATTACGATGATCTAGATGACGAAGATATTGATTATGATGATATTGACGATTTAGATGACGAAGATGAGCTATTAGACGATGAAGATGATGAGGATTTGCTTGAAGATGATGAGGATTTAGAGGATGATGAACTCATTGAGCGAGATGAAGAGTATGATCTTGGTGATGAGGACGAAGAGCTAGATGACGAAGATTCCGACTTAGACGAGGATGAAGAGGATATATAA
- a CDS encoding TetR/AcrR family transcriptional regulator, giving the protein MKKREVQASVKDERLVKKRRDQMIKGAVTLFIQKGFHRTTTREIAKAAGFSIGTLYEYIRTKEDVLYLVCDSIYDQVSERLQKDLDTNRGTIESLRMGIADYFRVVDEMQDEVLVMYQEVKSLSKDALPYVLKKEIEMVEMFEQIITGCVENKELDLPEAQIKMIAHNIFVQGQMWAFRRWSLKKLYSIEDYINLQTELLFQGIKSPVYNESNV; this is encoded by the coding sequence ATGAAAAAACGTGAAGTTCAGGCGTCTGTTAAGGACGAACGCCTTGTGAAAAAAAGACGTGATCAGATGATTAAGGGTGCGGTAACCCTTTTTATCCAAAAAGGATTTCATCGTACAACAACGAGAGAAATTGCAAAGGCAGCTGGTTTTAGTATCGGAACATTATACGAATACATCCGGACGAAGGAGGATGTATTATACCTTGTTTGTGATAGCATTTATGACCAGGTCAGCGAACGGCTTCAAAAGGATCTCGATACAAATCGGGGAACAATTGAAAGCTTAAGAATGGGGATTGCTGATTATTTCCGGGTTGTTGATGAAATGCAGGATGAGGTTCTTGTCATGTATCAGGAAGTAAAATCATTATCAAAAGACGCTCTCCCATATGTTCTAAAAAAGGAAATAGAAATGGTGGAGATGTTTGAACAAATTATTACTGGGTGCGTAGAGAACAAGGAGTTAGATTTGCCAGAGGCTCAGATTAAGATGATTGCTCATAATATTTTTGTTCAGGGACAAATGTGGGCTTTCCGCCGCTGGTCACTGAAAAAGTTGTACTCAATTGAGGATTATATTAACCTGCAAACGGAATTGCTTTTCCAGGGGATAAAAAGCCCTGTGTATAATGAAAGTAACGTTTAA
- a CDS encoding 3-hydroxybutyryl-CoA dehydrogenase, protein MNVQKIMVIGAGQMGSGIAQVCAQAGYSVLLNDLKQEFVDRGLGIIKKNLSRQVEKDRITAQQMEEVLSNLTPSTDIQDAKNVDLIIEAAVENMEIKTKIFSQLDQIAPEHAILASNTSSLPITEIAAATKRPEKVIGMHFMNPVPVMKLVEIIRGLATTDEVYQTIEDITKALKKVPVEVNDFPGFVSNRVLMPMINEAIFTLYEGVATKEAIDEVMKLGMNHPMGPLTLADFIGLDTCLYIMETLHEGFGDDKYRPCPLLRKYVKAGWLGKKTGRGFYVYE, encoded by the coding sequence ATGAATGTACAAAAAATCATGGTAATCGGTGCAGGACAAATGGGATCAGGTATTGCGCAAGTATGTGCACAAGCAGGATATAGCGTGCTATTAAATGACTTGAAGCAAGAGTTTGTCGATCGCGGCCTTGGGATAATCAAGAAGAATCTGTCCCGTCAAGTAGAAAAAGATCGGATAACTGCTCAGCAAATGGAGGAGGTATTAAGCAATCTTACTCCATCTACAGATATTCAGGATGCCAAAAACGTCGATTTAATTATTGAAGCGGCTGTTGAAAATATGGAAATCAAAACAAAAATTTTTAGTCAGCTTGATCAAATTGCTCCAGAGCATGCCATCCTTGCGAGCAATACATCTTCCTTGCCAATCACAGAAATTGCTGCTGCGACAAAGCGTCCTGAAAAAGTAATTGGCATGCATTTTATGAACCCAGTGCCAGTAATGAAGCTTGTTGAAATTATCCGTGGGTTAGCCACAACGGATGAAGTCTATCAAACTATTGAAGATATAACAAAAGCATTGAAAAAAGTACCTGTTGAAGTAAATGATTTTCCGGGCTTTGTTTCAAACCGAGTGCTAATGCCGATGATTAACGAAGCGATTTTTACTCTTTATGAAGGAGTTGCTACAAAGGAAGCCATTGATGAGGTAATGAAGCTTGGAATGAATCACCCGATGGGACCATTAACTTTAGCTGATTTTATCGGACTTGATACTTGCCTTTATATTATGGAAACGCTTCATGAAGGATTCGGTGATGATAAATATCGCCCATGTCCGCTTTTAAGAAAATATGTAAAAGCTGGCTGGCTAGGAAAGAAAACAGGCAGAGGCTTCTACGTTTACGAATAA
- a CDS encoding CTP synthase has protein sequence MTKYIFVTGGVVSSLGKGIVAASLGRLLKNRGLSVTIQKFDPYINVDPGTMSPYQHGEVYVTGDGAETDLDLGHYERFVDVNLTKYSSVTTGKIYSTVLRKERRGEYNGGTVQVIPHITNEIKDRVFRAGHETNSDVVITEIGGTVGDIESLPFLEAIRQIKSDIGRDNVMYIHCTLVPYIKAAGEMKTKPTQHSVKELRSLGIQPNVIVVRTEMPISQEMKDKLALFCDIDKEAVIECRDADTLYSIPLALQDQNLDSIVCNHLKLACGEADMTEWKQLVEKVTNLSKTTKIALVGKYVELQDAYISVVEALKHAGYAHDSDIEIKWINAEEVTEGNVSELLSDVDGILVPGGFGDRGVEGKILAIQFAREQKKPFLGICLGMQLASIEYARNVLNLNGAHSSELDPNTKHPIIDLLPEQKDVEDLGGTLRLGVQACKLIENTKAYEAYQDEVIYERHRHRYEFNNHYRQEMIDAGFVFSGTSPDGRLVEIIELKDHPWFVASQFHPEFISRPTRPQPLFRDFIGASIKFNEI, from the coding sequence ATGACGAAGTATATTTTTGTAACAGGTGGCGTTGTGTCATCACTTGGTAAGGGGATCGTTGCAGCTTCTCTTGGCCGTTTATTGAAAAACAGGGGGTTAAGTGTTACGATTCAAAAATTCGATCCCTATATTAATGTGGACCCGGGAACGATGAGTCCTTACCAGCACGGAGAGGTCTACGTAACGGGTGACGGAGCAGAAACGGATCTGGATTTAGGTCATTACGAGCGTTTTGTTGATGTGAACTTAACAAAATACAGCAGTGTGACAACAGGAAAGATTTATTCAACTGTTCTTCGAAAAGAACGTCGTGGCGAGTACAATGGTGGTACCGTTCAAGTTATTCCTCATATCACAAATGAAATTAAAGACAGAGTTTTCCGTGCAGGACATGAAACGAATTCAGATGTGGTCATTACAGAAATTGGTGGAACTGTAGGGGATATTGAATCACTTCCATTCTTAGAAGCTATTCGTCAAATCAAAAGTGATATTGGCCGAGATAATGTCATGTACATCCACTGTACGTTAGTGCCTTATATTAAAGCAGCGGGAGAAATGAAAACAAAACCAACACAGCATAGTGTAAAGGAATTAAGAAGCTTAGGAATTCAGCCAAACGTGATCGTCGTTCGTACAGAAATGCCGATTTCACAGGAAATGAAGGACAAGCTCGCATTATTCTGTGATATTGATAAAGAAGCCGTTATTGAATGCAGAGACGCTGATACTTTATATTCCATTCCACTTGCTCTTCAAGATCAAAATCTTGATAGCATTGTTTGTAACCACTTAAAACTAGCTTGTGGTGAAGCGGATATGACAGAATGGAAACAGCTAGTTGAAAAGGTAACAAATTTATCTAAGACAACAAAAATTGCCCTTGTTGGAAAATATGTTGAGCTTCAGGATGCTTATATTTCAGTAGTTGAAGCGTTAAAGCATGCAGGCTATGCTCATGATTCAGATATTGAGATTAAATGGATTAATGCTGAAGAAGTAACAGAAGGCAATGTTTCTGAGCTATTGAGTGATGTTGATGGAATTCTTGTTCCTGGAGGATTCGGCGACCGCGGAGTAGAAGGGAAAATCCTTGCGATTCAATTTGCCCGTGAGCAGAAAAAGCCATTCCTTGGTATTTGCTTAGGGATGCAATTAGCTTCTATTGAATATGCTCGAAATGTTTTGAATCTTAATGGAGCACATTCATCAGAACTTGATCCAAATACAAAGCATCCTATTATCGATCTTCTTCCGGAGCAAAAGGATGTTGAGGATTTAGGCGGAACATTGAGATTAGGTGTTCAGGCGTGTAAACTAATTGAAAATACAAAAGCGTATGAAGCCTATCAGGATGAAGTCATTTATGAACGCCACCGTCACCGCTATGAGTTTAATAACCATTACCGACAAGAGATGATTGATGCAGGATTTGTTTTCTCAGGTACAAGCCCAGATGGACGCCTTGTTGAAATTATTGAACTTAAAGATCATCCATGGTTTGTGGCATCACAATTCCATCCAGAGTTTATTTCAAGACCAACCCGTCCGCAGCCTTTATTCCGTGACTTTATAGGTGCGTCAATAAAATTTAATGAGATTTAA
- a CDS encoding acyl-CoA dehydrogenase, with translation MNLRFTEEQEMMRKMVRDFAQSEIAPFVEKMEKGEFPREILRKMGELGLMGIPIPEQYGGSEMDFTSYIIAINELSKVSATVGVILSVHTSVGTNPILYFGTEEQKQKYIPKLASGEYLGAFCLTEPSAGSDAGSLKSKAVKDGDHYIINGSKVFITNGGEADVYIVFASTNPELGSKGVSAFIVEKGTPGLVIGKDEHKMGLHGSRTLQLSFEDMRVSVENLLGEEGEGFKIAMANLDSGRIGIAAQALGIAEAALEAAAAYAKERVQFGKPIAAQQGIGFKLADMATAVEASKLLIYRAANLRQKGIKCGKEASMAKLFASRTAVEVTTDAIQVFGGYGYTEDYPVERYFRDAKITEIYEGTSEIQRIVISKQL, from the coding sequence ATGAACTTGAGATTCACAGAAGAACAGGAAATGATGAGAAAGATGGTGCGTGATTTCGCGCAGTCGGAAATTGCACCATTTGTTGAAAAAATGGAAAAGGGTGAGTTTCCTCGAGAAATTTTACGAAAAATGGGGGAGCTAGGCCTAATGGGAATTCCAATTCCTGAACAGTATGGCGGTTCAGAGATGGATTTTACCTCGTATATTATTGCGATCAATGAATTATCAAAAGTAAGTGCAACGGTTGGCGTTATTCTTTCCGTCCATACATCAGTTGGGACGAATCCAATTCTTTACTTCGGTACGGAAGAGCAAAAGCAAAAATATATCCCAAAGCTTGCTTCAGGAGAATACCTAGGGGCATTTTGTTTAACAGAGCCAAGTGCTGGATCGGATGCAGGCAGCCTGAAGTCAAAAGCGGTTAAAGACGGAGATCATTATATCATTAATGGCTCAAAAGTATTTATTACAAACGGTGGAGAAGCGGATGTTTATATTGTTTTCGCTTCGACAAATCCTGAGCTTGGAAGTAAAGGGGTTTCTGCTTTTATCGTTGAAAAAGGTACTCCTGGTCTTGTAATCGGCAAGGACGAGCATAAAATGGGCTTGCATGGTTCAAGAACATTACAGCTTAGCTTTGAGGACATGCGCGTTTCGGTGGAGAATCTTCTTGGTGAAGAAGGGGAAGGCTTTAAAATTGCAATGGCTAATCTCGATTCAGGTCGAATCGGCATCGCAGCGCAAGCTCTTGGAATTGCAGAAGCAGCACTTGAAGCTGCAGCAGCGTATGCTAAGGAGCGTGTTCAATTCGGCAAGCCGATTGCTGCCCAGCAAGGTATAGGCTTTAAATTAGCAGATATGGCAACAGCTGTTGAAGCGTCAAAGCTATTAATCTATCGTGCGGCTAATTTAAGGCAGAAAGGTATAAAGTGCGGCAAGGAAGCGTCTATGGCAAAGCTTTTTGCCTCCAGAACTGCAGTAGAAGTGACAACAGATGCCATTCAAGTATTTGGCGGCTATGGTTATACAGAGGATTATCCAGTTGAACGCTATTTCCGTGATGCAAAAATCACTGAGATTTACGAAGGAACAAGTGAAATTCAACGTATTGTTATAAGTAAGCAGTTATAA
- the icmF gene encoding fused isobutyryl-CoA mutase/GTPase IcmF, with protein sequence MSNLEVYKPKNHIRFVTASSLFDGHDASINIMRRIIQASGAEVIHLGHNRSVEEVVNAAIQEDVQGIAISSYQGGHVEYFKYMYDLLKERGASHIRIYGGGGGVIIPKEIKELHDYGIARIFSPEDGRQHGLQGMIDMMIKECDFPTYTLEATEQIEKLQEGNINSIAKLITLAEHHVNIDKESAAALDSVMEQVKSLEKHVPVLGITGTGGAGKSSLTDELIRRFINEIPDKKVAILSVDPTKQKTGGALLGDRIRMNAIFNPRVYMRSLATRKSKSELSLAIKDAISVVKAAGFDLIVVETSGIGQGDAEITEICDVSMYVMTSEFGAPSQLEKIDMIDYADLIVINKFERKGSEDAKRQVQKQYQRSRMQFEKELDEMPVYGTIASQFNDPGTNAVFAAIIEKLNEKAGTAWQTSFSKYALVEKQNVIIPNEQRYYLREVSETVRSYHKKAEEQADFARKLFQLEGALLAVKEQEANEEVIASLEAIKSNTLSQLTAETKKILEGWESLKEKYTGDQFVTRIRDKEIVTVLKTKSLSGLSIPKVALPKYKDYGEIIRWVYRENIPGSFPYTAGVFPFKREGEDPKRQFAGEGTPERTNRRFHYLSKDDAAKRLSTAFDSVTLYGEDPDYRPDIYGKVGESGVSICTLDDMKKLYAGFDLCHPSTSVSMTINGPAPIILAMFMNTAIEQQVEKKEKELGRVLTEAEFTEVRALTLQTVRGTVQADILKEDQGQNTCIFSTEFALRMMGDIQQYFIDQKVRNYYSVSISGYHIAEAGANPISQLAFTLANGFTYVEYYLSRGMDINEFAPNLSFFFSNGLDPEYTVLGRVARRIWATVMRDKYGANERSQKLKYHIQTSGRSLHAQEIDFNDIRTTLQALMALHDNCNSLHTNAYDEAITTPTEESVRRAMAIQMIITKEHGLTKNENPLQGAFIIDELTDLVEEQVLQEFERINDRGGVLGAMETQYQRGKIQDESMYYEMKKHTGELPIIGVNTYLNPNPPSEEEMNNMELARATQEEKEIQILNLRSFQERNKDNTEEALKRLKETAVTGGNIFAELMETVKMASLGQITRALYEVGGQYRRNM encoded by the coding sequence ATGAGTAATCTAGAAGTATATAAGCCAAAGAATCATATTCGATTTGTAACTGCTTCTAGTCTATTTGATGGTCATGATGCTTCTATTAACATTATGAGAAGAATTATTCAAGCAAGTGGAGCAGAAGTCATCCATCTTGGACATAACCGTTCAGTAGAAGAAGTGGTAAATGCAGCGATTCAAGAGGATGTTCAAGGAATTGCTATTTCTTCCTATCAAGGAGGGCATGTTGAATATTTCAAGTATATGTATGACCTGTTAAAAGAAAGAGGTGCTTCACATATTCGTATTTATGGCGGTGGTGGAGGGGTCATCATCCCAAAAGAAATAAAAGAACTGCATGACTACGGAATCGCAAGAATCTTTTCTCCTGAGGATGGTCGCCAGCATGGCCTTCAAGGCATGATTGATATGATGATTAAAGAATGTGATTTCCCGACATATACACTAGAAGCAACGGAGCAAATTGAGAAGCTTCAAGAAGGGAATATCAATTCAATTGCAAAGTTAATTACTCTAGCTGAACACCATGTCAATATTGATAAAGAATCAGCAGCAGCACTAGACTCTGTAATGGAACAAGTGAAATCATTGGAAAAACATGTGCCGGTTCTAGGGATTACAGGGACAGGAGGAGCTGGGAAAAGCTCTCTAACAGATGAACTAATCCGCCGTTTTATCAATGAAATTCCTGACAAGAAAGTTGCGATTTTATCAGTAGATCCGACAAAGCAAAAAACAGGCGGGGCTCTTCTTGGTGACCGTATCCGTATGAATGCCATTTTCAATCCTCGTGTTTATATGCGAAGCTTAGCAACAAGGAAGTCGAAAAGTGAATTATCACTTGCTATTAAAGATGCCATTTCAGTGGTAAAAGCGGCAGGCTTTGATCTAATCGTTGTAGAAACGAGTGGAATAGGTCAAGGGGATGCTGAAATAACTGAAATTTGCGACGTTTCTATGTATGTAATGACAAGTGAATTCGGAGCGCCTTCTCAGCTTGAGAAAATTGACATGATCGATTATGCCGATTTAATTGTCATCAATAAGTTTGAGCGTAAAGGCTCAGAGGATGCTAAACGCCAAGTACAGAAACAATATCAAAGAAGTCGTATGCAATTTGAAAAGGAATTGGATGAAATGCCTGTTTACGGCACGATCGCGAGCCAATTCAATGATCCTGGAACAAATGCTGTCTTTGCTGCTATCATTGAAAAATTAAATGAAAAAGCAGGTACAGCATGGCAAACTAGTTTTTCAAAATACGCCCTCGTTGAAAAGCAAAATGTCATTATTCCGAATGAGCAGCGCTATTATTTACGGGAAGTATCAGAAACGGTGCGGAGCTATCACAAGAAGGCAGAAGAACAGGCCGATTTTGCACGCAAGCTATTCCAGCTTGAAGGTGCTCTTCTTGCTGTGAAGGAGCAAGAGGCAAATGAGGAAGTGATTGCTTCCCTTGAAGCAATCAAATCGAATACCCTGTCCCAGCTCACAGCGGAAACGAAGAAAATTCTTGAAGGCTGGGAATCACTAAAGGAAAAATATACAGGCGACCAATTTGTTACAAGAATTCGTGATAAAGAAATCGTCACAGTATTAAAAACAAAAAGCTTATCTGGATTAAGTATTCCAAAGGTTGCTTTACCTAAATATAAAGATTACGGTGAAATTATCCGCTGGGTTTACAGAGAAAATATACCAGGATCCTTCCCGTACACAGCAGGTGTATTTCCATTCAAGCGTGAAGGGGAAGATCCGAAAAGACAGTTTGCTGGGGAAGGTACACCGGAAAGAACGAATCGCCGTTTTCATTATTTATCAAAGGATGATGCAGCAAAGCGTCTAAGCACAGCCTTTGATTCCGTTACTCTTTACGGAGAAGATCCTGATTACCGTCCTGACATTTATGGAAAGGTTGGGGAAAGTGGAGTCAGCATTTGTACATTAGATGATATGAAAAAGCTGTACGCAGGCTTTGATCTATGCCATCCATCTACATCCGTATCGATGACGATCAATGGTCCAGCTCCAATTATTTTAGCGATGTTTATGAATACCGCTATTGAACAGCAAGTCGAGAAGAAGGAAAAAGAACTTGGTCGCGTATTAACAGAAGCCGAATTTACTGAAGTTAGAGCTTTAACATTACAAACAGTAAGAGGAACGGTTCAAGCTGATATTTTAAAAGAAGATCAAGGCCAAAATACATGTATTTTCTCAACAGAATTTGCGCTTCGAATGATGGGTGATATTCAGCAATATTTTATTGACCAAAAAGTACGCAACTACTATTCGGTTTCCATTTCCGGCTATCATATTGCGGAAGCTGGGGCAAATCCGATTTCGCAGTTAGCCTTTACACTTGCGAATGGCTTTACGTATGTTGAGTACTATTTGAGCAGAGGAATGGATATCAATGAGTTTGCACCGAATCTATCGTTCTTCTTCTCTAATGGTCTTGATCCGGAATATACGGTACTTGGACGTGTGGCACGACGTATCTGGGCGACTGTCATGAGGGATAAATATGGGGCAAATGAACGAAGTCAGAAGCTTAAATATCATATTCAAACATCTGGACGATCACTACATGCTCAGGAAATTGATTTCAATGATATCCGTACGACTCTGCAAGCGTTAATGGCGCTGCATGATAACTGTAATTCTCTTCATACGAACGCTTATGATGAAGCTATTACAACACCGACGGAGGAATCTGTACGCCGCGCGATGGCGATCCAAATGATCATTACGAAAGAGCACGGCTTAACAAAGAACGAAAACCCGCTGCAAGGTGCATTTATTATTGATGAGTTAACAGACCTTGTGGAAGAACAGGTTCTGCAAGAATTCGAGCGGATTAATGACCGTGGTGGAGTTCTTGGAGCAATGGAAACGCAATACCAGCGTGGAAAAATCCAAGATGAATCCATGTATTATGAAATGAAAAAACATACAGGTGAGCTTCCAATAATCGGTGTAAACACCTATCTAAATCCGAATCCTCCTTCTGAGGAGGAAATGAATAATATGGAACTGGCGAGAGCAACGCAAGAAGAAAAAGAAATACAAATCCTAAACCTGCGCAGCTTCCAGGAACGAAACAAGGACAATACAGAAGAAGCTCTTAAGCGCTTAAAGGAAACGGCCGTAACAGGCGGGAATATTTTTGCTGAATTGATGGAAACCGTCAAAATGGCAAGTCTTGGCCAAATCACGCGAGCACTTTATGAAGTAGGCGGACAATATAGAAGAAATATGTAA
- a CDS encoding response regulator, with the protein MKGKILIVDDQFGIRILLNEVLQKEGYETYQAANGVQALEIVSKHSPDLVLLDMKIPGMDGIEILKRMRVIDKEIRVIIMTAYGELDMIQEARDLGALTHFAKPFDIDDIRAAVKKYLPLTNSY; encoded by the coding sequence TTGAAGGGGAAAATTTTAATTGTAGATGATCAGTTCGGAATCCGTATTTTACTTAATGAAGTGTTACAGAAAGAAGGGTACGAAACATACCAGGCTGCTAATGGCGTCCAGGCGCTTGAAATTGTCTCCAAACATTCACCTGATTTAGTTCTGCTCGATATGAAAATCCCAGGCATGGACGGGATTGAAATATTAAAAAGAATGAGAGTGATTGATAAGGAAATTCGTGTCATCATTATGACAGCTTATGGAGAACTAGATATGATTCAGGAGGCTCGGGATTTAGGAGCATTAACACATTTTGCGAAACCTTTTGATATTGATGATATCCGAGCGGCTGTGAAGAAGTATTTGCCGTTAACAAACTCCTATTAA
- a CDS encoding DUF2529 domain-containing protein, translated as MLKMFSTQLTGLFNRIQEKEDFAMEDGARLLAQAAIGSGRIYIFATKEMKAVGYEATESQEPLKNASIWSIDKPLEEISETDRFLIVTRNAADEEVIKLAEFLSEKKIPFVAVSSIQSNDKGLAELADIHIDLKLTKGLLPDEAGNRFGYPASMAALYVYYGIKFILEEILEEYE; from the coding sequence ATGTTAAAAATGTTTTCAACTCAGCTAACTGGGCTATTTAATCGCATACAGGAAAAAGAAGATTTTGCGATGGAGGATGGGGCTAGGCTTCTTGCACAGGCTGCTATCGGAAGTGGAAGGATCTACATTTTTGCAACAAAGGAAATGAAGGCTGTTGGATATGAAGCAACAGAAAGTCAAGAGCCCTTAAAAAACGCCTCCATTTGGTCGATTGATAAACCACTGGAAGAAATATCTGAAACAGACCGATTTCTTATTGTAACGAGAAATGCCGCAGATGAAGAGGTGATCAAGCTAGCAGAATTCCTTTCAGAGAAAAAAATCCCCTTTGTTGCGGTATCTTCGATTCAATCTAATGATAAAGGCTTAGCAGAACTAGCTGATATCCATATTGACCTAAAGCTCACAAAAGGTCTGTTACCAGACGAAGCCGGCAACCGCTTCGGCTATCCCGCATCAATGGCTGCACTTTATGTGTACTATGGAATTAAGTTCATACTTGAAGAAATTCTTGAAGAATATGAGTAA